One genomic segment of Natrononativus amylolyticus includes these proteins:
- a CDS encoding CBS domain-containing protein: MPVIDIARTRVVTVAPESPLSEVVETMRAESVGSAVVAEDGEPLGIVTDRDLAMVLLTDDPAPESQAVAELLADDLVTVTADTGIYEVVEELSRTGSQRIPVVDDDGSLVGIVSLSDVVVLLGMELQHVGNAIRTASPAYERLATDLYE, from the coding sequence ATGCCCGTCATCGACATCGCACGGACGCGCGTGGTCACCGTCGCCCCCGAGTCGCCGCTTTCCGAGGTCGTCGAGACCATGCGAGCCGAGAGCGTCGGGAGCGCCGTCGTCGCCGAGGACGGCGAGCCCCTCGGGATCGTCACCGACCGCGACCTCGCGATGGTGCTGCTGACCGACGACCCCGCTCCCGAGTCGCAGGCGGTGGCGGAGCTGCTCGCGGACGATCTGGTCACCGTCACCGCCGACACCGGGATCTACGAGGTCGTCGAGGAGCTCTCGCGGACCGGCTCACAGCGCATCCCGGTCGTCGACGACGACGGCTCGCTCGTCGGGATCGTCTCGCTGAGCGACGTGGTCGTCCTCCTCGGGATGGAGCTCCAGCACGTCGGGAACGCGATCCGAACCGCCTCGCCGGCGTACGAACGCCTCGCGACCGACCTGTACGAGTAG
- a CDS encoding glutamate--cysteine ligase, with product MERGSPDSFTRLGTLGIEEECFVVDERGRPTSGTDELVYDHEPPAILEGRLDHELFKCVIETQTPLIERPGDAREALLEVREALVDHAEAHGFRVAAAGLHPLAKWRELEHAEKPRYRSQLDRIQYPQHRNTTAGVHVHVGVDDADKAVWIANELRWYVPIMLALSANSPFWNGFDTGLQSARAKIFEALPNTGMPTCFEDYEAFDTFERRMLESEAINDRGELWYDVRPHTGHGTVEVRTPDGQADPDVVLAFVEYTHALVMALAEEYEDGALGYQHRRELLDENKWRAIRHGHDATFIARDLEGTVDLGELVDRECERLGIDGIREVYDRESGASRQRRLLEERGEEPLCESLLLAVE from the coding sequence ATGGAACGCGGGTCGCCGGATTCGTTCACGCGGTTGGGGACGCTGGGAATCGAAGAGGAGTGCTTCGTCGTCGACGAGCGCGGCCGACCCACGAGCGGGACCGACGAACTCGTCTACGACCACGAGCCGCCGGCGATCCTGGAGGGGCGACTCGATCACGAGCTGTTCAAGTGCGTCATCGAGACCCAGACCCCGCTGATCGAACGCCCCGGAGACGCCCGCGAGGCGCTGCTCGAGGTGCGCGAGGCGCTCGTCGACCACGCCGAAGCCCACGGCTTTCGGGTCGCCGCCGCGGGGCTTCACCCGCTGGCGAAGTGGCGCGAACTCGAGCACGCCGAAAAGCCCCGGTACCGCTCGCAGCTCGATCGCATCCAGTACCCCCAACACCGGAACACGACGGCGGGCGTCCACGTCCACGTCGGCGTCGACGACGCCGACAAGGCGGTCTGGATCGCCAACGAACTGCGGTGGTACGTCCCGATCATGCTGGCGCTGTCGGCGAACTCGCCGTTCTGGAACGGCTTCGACACCGGCCTCCAGTCGGCCCGCGCGAAGATCTTCGAGGCGCTGCCGAACACCGGGATGCCGACCTGCTTCGAGGACTACGAGGCGTTCGACACCTTCGAACGGCGGATGCTCGAGTCCGAGGCGATCAACGACCGCGGCGAGCTCTGGTACGACGTCCGGCCGCACACGGGCCACGGGACGGTCGAGGTTCGCACGCCGGACGGCCAGGCCGATCCCGATGTCGTCCTCGCGTTCGTCGAGTACACCCACGCGCTCGTGATGGCCCTGGCCGAGGAGTACGAGGACGGCGCGCTCGGCTACCAGCACCGCCGGGAGCTGCTCGACGAGAACAAGTGGCGGGCGATCCGCCACGGTCACGACGCCACGTTCATCGCCCGGGATCTCGAGGGCACCGTCGATCTGGGCGAGCTCGTCGACCGCGAGTGCGAGCGGCTGGGGATCGACGGCATTCGGGAGGTGTACGACCGCGAGAGCGGCGCGAGCCGCCAGCGCCGACTGCTCGAGGAGCGCGGGGAAGAGCCCCTCTGTGAGTCGCTGTTACTCGCCGTCGAGTGA
- a CDS encoding DUF7520 family protein, with product MTERRDSTGKRVVVGLLLGIVALTAALGAVLGAVVPAQTGLEEVTILAITFTVSPTSFALYGAVTVGTFLGVTILVVRAISQFEDGV from the coding sequence GTGACCGAACGCAGGGACTCCACCGGAAAACGCGTGGTGGTCGGACTCCTCCTCGGAATCGTCGCCCTCACGGCAGCCCTCGGCGCCGTTCTGGGCGCCGTCGTCCCCGCCCAGACCGGTCTCGAGGAGGTGACGATCCTCGCGATCACGTTCACCGTCTCGCCGACGTCGTTCGCGCTGTACGGCGCCGTCACCGTCGGCACGTTCCTCGGGGTCACCATCCTCGTCGTCCGGGCGATTTCGCAGTTCGAAGACGGCGTCTGA
- a CDS encoding inositol monophosphatase family protein — MTELESAQRRADLAERAARAGAAVAEEAFRSGIAVETKNGKTDVVTQADRDAQRAVIEVVREEYPDDPVVGEEDEELKAVPEEGPAWIVDPIDGTNNFVRGIRVFGTAVAAVIDGEPVGAATVLPALGDSYLAGPDGVALNGEPIAVSDRADPELCTVCPTIWWGYDDRDQYAAASKAIVDRFADMRRFGCAQAVLAMVASGALDGVLTNVQANPWDSVAGVHHVREAGGTVTDLEGERWRHDSRGLVASNGAVHEHVLEAAREIER; from the coding sequence ATGACCGAACTCGAGTCCGCGCAGCGACGCGCCGACCTCGCCGAGCGGGCGGCGCGCGCGGGTGCGGCCGTCGCCGAGGAGGCGTTCCGATCCGGGATCGCAGTCGAGACGAAAAACGGCAAGACCGACGTCGTCACGCAGGCCGACCGCGACGCCCAGCGGGCGGTGATCGAGGTCGTCCGCGAGGAGTACCCGGACGATCCCGTCGTCGGCGAGGAGGACGAGGAACTGAAGGCGGTTCCCGAGGAGGGGCCGGCCTGGATCGTCGACCCGATCGACGGGACGAACAACTTCGTTCGCGGAATCCGGGTGTTCGGAACCGCGGTCGCGGCCGTGATCGACGGCGAGCCCGTCGGTGCGGCGACGGTGCTCCCCGCACTCGGCGACAGCTACCTCGCGGGGCCGGACGGCGTGGCGCTGAACGGCGAGCCGATCGCGGTCAGCGACCGGGCGGATCCCGAGCTCTGTACCGTCTGTCCGACGATCTGGTGGGGGTACGACGACCGGGATCAGTACGCCGCGGCGAGCAAGGCGATCGTCGACCGCTTCGCGGATATGCGCCGGTTCGGCTGCGCCCAGGCGGTGCTCGCGATGGTCGCCTCGGGCGCCCTCGACGGCGTCCTCACCAACGTGCAGGCGAACCCGTGGGACTCCGTCGCCGGCGTTCACCACGTCCGGGAGGCCGGCGGAACCGTCACGGACCTCGAGGGCGAGCGCTGGCGCCACGACAGCAGGGGACTGGTCGCCTCCAACGGCGCCGTCCACGAGCACGTCCTCGAGGCGGCTCGCGAGATCGAACGGTAG
- a CDS encoding DUF63 family protein: MDEYIDRVGPMGAWAALTGIVALAITFAALAFPQRVYVDLIWQYYWGPVVADARGLGCVAWAGGAEIPCADAGAGDGPTASPGYTFVSYAGYIPILILLLVGIILLIRRLDIQRYRAGFYALFPFMLFGGTLRVVEDANVAGARETGEMVMQLPYVAALISPFIYVTVFLVTLLALLLSVWLERNGYVSGYEYPLAGIGTAALAVTVGYLGYLAVTEPFAEFHWLILVLTLVGATAVTAITWYALQAFAPEINRGTEYMGLVVIWAHAVDGVANVIGLDWAYRLGPGYNLTPKHPINEAIVNYTGSILPASIAEVTGVAWPFLIVKIVAAVVVIWIFDETVFDESPRYATLLMITVVAVGLGPGTRDMLRAVFGV, translated from the coding sequence ATGGACGAGTACATCGACCGCGTCGGGCCGATGGGTGCGTGGGCCGCGCTCACCGGTATCGTCGCGCTCGCGATCACGTTCGCCGCGCTGGCGTTTCCCCAGCGGGTGTACGTCGATCTCATCTGGCAGTACTACTGGGGACCGGTCGTTGCCGACGCGCGAGGGCTGGGCTGTGTCGCGTGGGCCGGCGGCGCGGAGATCCCCTGTGCCGACGCCGGAGCGGGCGACGGTCCCACGGCGTCGCCGGGGTACACCTTCGTCTCCTACGCGGGCTACATCCCGATTCTGATCCTGCTGCTGGTCGGAATCATCCTGCTCATCCGGCGGCTGGACATCCAGCGTTACCGGGCCGGCTTCTACGCGCTGTTCCCGTTCATGTTGTTCGGCGGCACGCTCCGCGTCGTCGAGGACGCGAACGTCGCCGGCGCGCGCGAAACCGGCGAGATGGTGATGCAGCTACCGTACGTGGCCGCGCTCATCAGCCCCTTCATCTACGTCACCGTCTTCCTCGTAACGCTCCTCGCGCTGTTGCTCTCGGTCTGGCTCGAGCGAAACGGCTACGTCAGCGGCTACGAGTACCCGCTGGCGGGGATCGGGACGGCCGCGCTCGCGGTCACGGTCGGCTACCTCGGCTACCTCGCCGTAACCGAGCCGTTCGCGGAGTTCCACTGGCTGATCCTCGTCCTCACGCTCGTCGGGGCGACGGCCGTCACGGCGATCACCTGGTACGCCCTCCAGGCGTTCGCACCGGAGATCAACCGCGGGACGGAGTACATGGGGCTAGTCGTCATCTGGGCGCACGCCGTCGACGGCGTCGCGAACGTGATCGGCCTCGACTGGGCCTACCGGCTGGGCCCAGGCTACAACCTCACGCCGAAACACCCCATCAACGAGGCGATCGTGAACTACACCGGCTCGATCCTCCCCGCCTCGATCGCCGAAGTGACCGGCGTCGCGTGGCCGTTCCTGATCGTCAAGATCGTCGCCGCCGTCGTCGTCATCTGGATCTTCGACGAGACGGTGTTCGATGAGAGTCCGCGCTACGCGACGCTGCTGATGATCACCGTCGTCGCCGTCGGCCTCGGCCCCGGAACCCGCGACATGCTGCGTGCGGTCTTCGGCGTCTGA
- a CDS encoding metallophosphoesterase, whose product MADEGGEPVYYVISDLHIGGDEQLGEVDFLEELLAFLERLETTDENAELIVNGDLFGLWEFTAVDGPAKLDALIERYPELFSQLRATGENVPITLLPGNHDNELAAYEEYRERLARYNVDLVRSSSITRPVGNRTIHFEHGHQQDSNNRFEDFGNPYETPIGYHYNTHVTSKAGQLSDRGRYNWLKDVQAVTPTDRVPHWLLSKYFYREMNPLLRYAVIPFLLLFNLCVVVAVLAGLDVAGVWTLPVETVDAALARLGLVGEAVHFLLVATAAIAGVLLLAGIPVYLVFRDLRATVDRFGLLEEELTVDPEEPYREAARAVFADRPETAVFCYGHTHRPGLREVDGRLLVNSGTWLKRLHRREVVAGILPPVYYPSYQLCAVRIGAEAGDVVVEYEEIEKRSPSAEEITLTERLLTLGREPSPELPGRSVVADGPAVDASARPADRDRA is encoded by the coding sequence ATGGCCGACGAGGGCGGCGAGCCGGTTTACTACGTGATCAGCGACCTCCACATCGGCGGCGACGAGCAACTCGGCGAGGTGGACTTTCTCGAGGAGCTACTCGCCTTCCTCGAGCGACTCGAGACGACCGACGAGAACGCCGAGCTGATCGTCAACGGCGATCTGTTCGGGCTGTGGGAGTTCACCGCGGTCGACGGCCCGGCGAAGCTCGATGCCCTGATCGAGCGGTACCCCGAACTGTTTTCACAGCTGCGTGCGACCGGCGAGAACGTCCCGATCACGCTGTTGCCGGGCAACCACGACAACGAACTCGCGGCCTACGAGGAGTACCGCGAGCGGCTGGCCCGGTACAACGTCGACCTGGTCCGGTCGTCGTCGATCACGCGTCCGGTCGGGAACCGGACGATCCACTTCGAACACGGTCACCAGCAGGACTCCAACAACCGGTTCGAGGACTTCGGCAACCCCTACGAGACGCCGATCGGCTACCACTACAACACCCACGTGACGAGCAAGGCGGGCCAGCTCTCCGATCGGGGTCGGTACAACTGGCTGAAGGACGTCCAGGCGGTTACCCCGACCGACCGGGTGCCCCACTGGCTGCTCTCGAAGTACTTCTACCGGGAGATGAACCCCCTCCTGCGGTACGCCGTGATACCGTTCCTGTTGCTGTTCAACCTCTGTGTCGTCGTCGCGGTCCTGGCCGGACTGGACGTCGCCGGCGTCTGGACGCTGCCGGTCGAGACGGTCGACGCGGCGCTCGCCCGGCTGGGGCTGGTCGGGGAGGCCGTCCACTTCCTCCTCGTCGCCACCGCCGCGATCGCCGGCGTGCTCCTCCTGGCGGGAATCCCCGTCTACCTCGTCTTCCGCGACCTGCGAGCGACGGTCGACCGATTCGGTCTCCTCGAGGAGGAGCTCACGGTCGACCCCGAGGAGCCCTACCGTGAGGCCGCTCGAGCGGTGTTCGCCGACCGTCCGGAGACGGCGGTGTTCTGTTACGGACACACCCACCGCCCGGGGCTTCGGGAGGTCGACGGCCGGCTGCTCGTCAACAGCGGGACGTGGCTCAAGCGCCTCCACCGCCGGGAGGTCGTCGCGGGGATACTGCCGCCCGTGTACTACCCGTCGTACCAGCTCTGTGCCGTCCGGATCGGCGCCGAGGCCGGTGACGTGGTAGTCGAGTACGAGGAGATCGAGAAGCGAAGCCCCAGCGCGGAGGAGATCACGCTCACCGAGCGGCTGCTAACGCTCGGCCGCGAGCCCAGTCCGGAGCTCCCCGGCCGGTCGGTCGTCGCCGACGGGCCGGCTGTCGACGCGTCGGCGCGGCCGGCCGACCGGGATCGGGCGTAA
- a CDS encoding fibrillarin-like rRNA/tRNA 2'-O-methyltransferase, translated as MSERPVGVERREIDGAERLATRGEPVYGEPTDGAWRAWDPHRSKLGAMLELGMETGLEGGETVLYLGAASGTTVSHVADFAGPTYAVEFAPRPARDLLSAADSRPRLFPLLKDARKPETYAHVVESDVDVVVQDVATRGQARVALENRRFLADDGRLLLAVKARSEDVTHNPEDVFEDVSAELESGYEVLESRPLDEYHVDHLGVVARPRS; from the coding sequence GTGAGTGAGCGTCCCGTCGGCGTCGAGCGCCGCGAGATCGACGGGGCAGAGCGGCTCGCGACCCGGGGAGAGCCGGTGTACGGCGAACCTACCGATGGAGCCTGGCGCGCCTGGGACCCGCATCGCTCGAAACTCGGCGCGATGCTCGAGCTGGGGATGGAGACGGGTCTCGAGGGCGGCGAGACGGTGCTCTACCTGGGTGCCGCCAGCGGGACGACCGTGAGTCACGTCGCTGACTTCGCGGGGCCGACGTACGCCGTGGAGTTCGCCCCCCGTCCCGCGCGGGACCTGCTCTCGGCGGCCGACTCCCGCCCGCGGCTGTTCCCGCTGCTCAAGGACGCCCGGAAACCCGAGACGTACGCCCACGTCGTCGAATCCGACGTCGACGTCGTCGTCCAGGACGTCGCCACCCGCGGCCAGGCGAGGGTCGCCCTCGAGAACCGGCGCTTTCTCGCCGACGACGGCCGCCTGCTGCTCGCGGTGAAAGCCCGCAGCGAGGACGTCACCCACAACCCCGAGGACGTCTTCGAGGACGTCAGCGCGGAGCTCGAGAGCGGGTACGAAGTGCTCGAGTCCCGCCCGCTCGACGAGTACCACGTCGACCACCTCGGGGTCGTCGCGCGACCGCGGTCGTAG
- a CDS encoding NOP5/NOP56 family protein, which produces MTDSEGWFVDDGAPIDAAATDELATRVREGAAEEPRAWPELAVAAGFVDDEDDYYDALRAAATAATRAAVAERERADDRQLVHAIRAMDDCQRTANELAERLAEWAGTVDDDPGTGIDYARELAAREPEPGRESIRSLAGRVAGLADEADDLRAFVERRTPAVAPNLAALAGPVLAARLISLAGGLEPLAKQPSGTVQVLGAEDALFAHLEGHAPSPKHGVIYTHEGVRGTRLEDRGSAARAVAGKLAIAARVDHYSGEVRPELEAELTERLETIQARADAESGGDGGE; this is translated from the coding sequence ATGACCGACTCCGAGGGATGGTTCGTCGACGACGGCGCCCCCATCGACGCCGCGGCGACGGACGAACTCGCCACCAGGGTTCGTGAGGGAGCTGCGGAGGAGCCGCGGGCGTGGCCCGAACTCGCCGTCGCCGCCGGCTTCGTCGACGACGAGGACGACTACTACGACGCCCTCCGCGCGGCGGCGACGGCTGCGACCCGCGCCGCGGTCGCGGAGCGAGAGCGCGCGGACGACCGCCAGCTGGTCCACGCGATTCGCGCGATGGACGACTGCCAGCGGACGGCCAACGAGCTCGCCGAACGGCTCGCCGAGTGGGCCGGCACGGTCGACGACGACCCCGGAACCGGCATCGACTACGCCCGCGAACTGGCCGCTCGAGAGCCCGAACCCGGACGGGAGTCGATTCGGTCGCTCGCGGGACGCGTCGCGGGTCTCGCGGACGAAGCCGACGACCTGCGGGCGTTCGTCGAGCGCCGAACGCCCGCCGTGGCGCCGAACCTCGCCGCCCTCGCCGGTCCCGTCCTCGCCGCGCGGCTCATCTCCCTGGCGGGCGGCCTCGAACCCCTCGCCAAACAGCCCAGCGGCACCGTTCAGGTGCTGGGCGCCGAGGACGCGCTGTTCGCCCACCTCGAGGGCCACGCTCCGTCGCCCAAACACGGGGTCATCTACACCCACGAGGGGGTCCGGGGCACCCGCCTCGAGGATCGGGGGTCGGCCGCCCGCGCCGTCGCCGGAAAGCTCGCGATCGCCGCCCGCGTCGACCACTACTCCGGCGAGGTGCGACCGGAACTCGAGGCCGAACTCACAGAGCGCCTCGAGACGATCCAGGCACGGGCCGACGCGGAGTCGGGGGGTGACGGCGGTGAGTGA
- a CDS encoding Lrp/AsnC family transcriptional regulator gives MELDDTDRAILRILQRNARTPFSEIARQIDMSSATVHDRVSRMEEAGVIEGYHARVEPKAVGLGISALVGLRVEQGREQDTLERLTDIEGVQQVHLTTGEWDVMMRVYAEDADGLRELMFERIARMDGFARSQTMVILGTTYESDELPV, from the coding sequence ATGGAACTCGATGACACCGATCGGGCGATTCTCCGGATTCTCCAGCGAAACGCCCGTACACCGTTCAGCGAAATTGCCCGCCAGATCGACATGTCGAGCGCGACGGTTCACGACCGGGTCAGCCGAATGGAGGAGGCGGGGGTCATCGAGGGGTATCACGCGAGGGTCGAGCCGAAGGCGGTCGGACTCGGCATCTCGGCGCTCGTCGGACTCCGCGTCGAACAGGGTCGCGAGCAGGACACCTTGGAGCGGCTCACGGACATCGAGGGCGTCCAGCAGGTTCACCTGACGACGGGCGAGTGGGACGTGATGATGCGCGTCTACGCCGAGGACGCCGACGGGTTGCGCGAGCTGATGTTCGAGCGGATCGCCCGGATGGACGGCTTCGCCCGATCGCAGACGATGGTCATCCTCGGCACGACCTACGAGAGCGACGAGCTCCCGGTTTGA
- a CDS encoding sugar phosphate isomerase/epimerase family protein: MDIGVTVGDSIERLEATSADFDFAEFGLSEGVDPATDVDGNRLEAALEETGTDLCVHLPFKQVVVTPVPEINDAIVAHQTRLLEWAGGVGAEKAVLHGTARNPHETDLRPAFAEQVRAIDEAGEAAGVEVVLENVGHQKRGFPLSVLGDIARDTGTAVCFDVGHAYMEDGDDGVERFLRGYADLISHLHVHDARSRGDTHIPIGAGEIDYSILEDRLAGFDGTVAVEVFTDDVSLLTDTAGRVADALGEPF, translated from the coding sequence ATGGACATCGGCGTCACCGTCGGCGACTCGATCGAGCGACTCGAGGCGACGAGCGCCGACTTCGACTTCGCGGAGTTCGGCCTGAGCGAGGGGGTCGATCCCGCAACCGACGTCGACGGCAACCGCCTCGAGGCGGCCCTCGAGGAAACCGGGACGGACCTCTGCGTCCACCTCCCGTTCAAGCAGGTGGTCGTAACGCCGGTTCCCGAGATCAACGACGCCATCGTCGCCCACCAGACGCGGCTGCTCGAGTGGGCCGGCGGCGTCGGCGCCGAGAAGGCCGTTCTACACGGGACGGCGCGCAACCCACACGAGACGGACCTCCGTCCGGCGTTCGCCGAACAGGTGCGCGCGATCGACGAGGCCGGCGAGGCGGCCGGCGTCGAGGTCGTCCTCGAGAACGTCGGTCACCAGAAGCGCGGCTTTCCGCTCTCGGTGCTCGGCGACATCGCCCGCGACACGGGAACGGCGGTCTGTTTCGACGTCGGACACGCCTACATGGAGGATGGCGACGACGGCGTCGAGCGGTTCCTCCGGGGGTACGCCGACCTGATCTCGCACCTCCACGTCCACGACGCGCGCAGCCGCGGCGACACGCACATCCCGATCGGCGCCGGCGAGATCGACTATTCGATCCTCGAGGACCGGCTCGCGGGGTTCGACGGCACCGTCGCCGTCGAGGTGTTCACCGACGACGTCTCGCTGCTGACCGACACGGCCGGCCGCGTGGCCGACGCGCTCGGCGAGCCGTTCTGA
- a CDS encoding NAD(+)/NADH kinase encodes MHGRRLATTDEIIAVVSPDSEDALERLERWTDDRELRLAVVDVGRDISDVYTEDRPTLGVTIGGDGTFLEGIKTFAPRGIPLLGVNTGTLSFLARVEPDELEDALEEALRGRAVVDSRQQLHVSARGVDATGINDVTLEHVLPENPVNRKITRLHVFANDEYVGEFEGSGLAVSTPTGSTGLSLSANGPVHYPVNNESLQLVPLHTHQLGVRPVVMAPSTELRIVTGGRASLLVDGGRAHTILRENEEVLVTGADRHAHIVRTSYDDHFFTAITKKLGWDVRGEDDAGPDASAAPAPLSRNGADEGEDLVERARVLAEEVAQSAGEPLRELHGRVESITVKTDKADIVTEADHQANRIITTAIANEFPDHGIFSEEGGRIEADGPYTWVIDPLDGTGNFAHGNPNYAVSVALVEERYPVVGVVYVPETDELFSAVAGGEATENETPLSTTDRDRLDESMLLSGYDPDGSFLSNFYQEARGVRRLGSAALNLCYLASGSADAVWEYDTYPWDVAAGLVIARAAGARITNAAGEPFTFDFETGSRKMLLGSNGPLHPALLEHLEAGVVDR; translated from the coding sequence ATGCACGGACGGCGGCTCGCGACGACGGACGAGATCATCGCCGTCGTCAGTCCCGACAGCGAGGACGCCCTCGAGCGCCTCGAGCGATGGACCGACGACCGGGAGCTACGGCTGGCCGTCGTCGACGTCGGCCGGGACATCAGCGACGTCTACACCGAGGACCGGCCGACCCTCGGCGTCACCATCGGCGGCGACGGCACGTTCCTCGAGGGGATCAAGACGTTCGCCCCGCGGGGGATCCCGCTGCTGGGCGTGAACACCGGCACGCTGTCGTTTCTGGCCCGGGTCGAGCCCGACGAACTCGAGGACGCGCTCGAGGAGGCCCTCCGCGGGCGGGCGGTCGTCGACAGCCGCCAGCAGCTCCACGTCAGCGCGCGCGGGGTCGACGCGACCGGGATCAACGACGTCACCCTCGAACACGTCCTGCCGGAGAACCCCGTCAACCGCAAGATCACCCGGCTGCACGTGTTCGCCAACGACGAGTACGTCGGCGAGTTCGAGGGCTCCGGGCTGGCGGTGTCGACGCCCACGGGGTCGACCGGCCTCTCACTGTCGGCGAACGGACCGGTCCACTATCCGGTGAACAACGAGTCCCTCCAGCTCGTCCCCCTCCACACCCACCAGCTCGGCGTGCGTCCGGTCGTGATGGCGCCGTCGACCGAACTGCGGATCGTCACCGGCGGGCGAGCGAGCCTGCTGGTCGACGGCGGTCGGGCGCACACGATCCTCCGCGAGAACGAGGAGGTGCTCGTGACCGGCGCCGACCGACACGCCCACATCGTCCGGACGAGCTACGACGACCACTTCTTCACCGCGATCACCAAGAAGCTCGGCTGGGACGTTCGCGGCGAGGACGACGCCGGTCCCGACGCGAGCGCCGCGCCGGCCCCGCTCTCGAGGAACGGCGCGGACGAAGGCGAGGACCTCGTCGAACGGGCCCGCGTCCTCGCCGAGGAGGTCGCCCAGAGCGCCGGCGAGCCGCTCCGAGAGCTCCACGGCCGCGTCGAGTCGATCACGGTCAAGACGGACAAGGCGGACATCGTCACCGAAGCCGACCACCAGGCGAACCGGATCATCACGACCGCCATCGCGAACGAGTTCCCCGACCACGGCATCTTCTCGGAGGAGGGTGGCCGAATCGAGGCCGACGGTCCCTACACCTGGGTGATCGACCCCCTCGACGGAACCGGAAACTTCGCTCACGGCAACCCCAACTACGCGGTGTCGGTCGCCCTCGTCGAGGAGCGGTACCCGGTCGTCGGCGTCGTCTACGTGCCCGAAACCGACGAACTGTTCAGCGCGGTCGCGGGCGGCGAGGCGACGGAGAACGAGACGCCGCTGTCGACGACCGACCGGGACCGCCTCGACGAGAGCATGCTCCTCTCGGGGTACGACCCCGACGGCTCCTTTCTCTCGAACTTCTACCAGGAGGCTCGCGGCGTCCGCCGGCTCGGTTCGGCGGCGCTCAACCTGTGTTACCTCGCCAGCGGCAGCGCGGACGCGGTCTGGGAGTACGACACCTACCCCTGGGACGTCGCCGCGGGGCTGGTGATCGCCCGTGCGGCCGGCGCGCGGATCACCAACGCCGCCGGCGAGCCGTTCACGTTCGACTTCGAAACCGGCAGCCGAAAGATGCTCCTGGGCTCGAACGGGCCGCTGCACCCGGCCCTGCTCGAGCACCTCGAGGCGGGCGTCGTCGACAGGTGA